A single window of Cygnus olor isolate bCygOlo1 chromosome 10, bCygOlo1.pri.v2, whole genome shotgun sequence DNA harbors:
- the MKRN2 gene encoding probable E3 ubiquitin-protein ligase makorin-2, with the protein MSTKQVTCRYYLQGVCREGNKCLFSHDLATSKSSTICKYYQKGQCAYGARCRYDHTRLPASGGAAAPVPPPLTSAALHSPRHPPESNAPVIKSKLRETGKREKKTLVLRDRNLSGLNEERQKPSATSDVVCCSDKNDNVEMKPHSYLEAICSGLEDPAAGSSCADGEQWCPYAAAGACHFGDRCLYLHGDVCEICGLQVLHPFDQEQRKAHEMMCMATFEHDMEKAFAFQASQDKVCSICMEVVYEKPSASERRFGILSNCNHTYCLSCIRQWRCAKQFENPIIKSCPECRVISEFVIPSAYWVEDQEKKNELIEAFKQGVGKKPCKYFEQGKGTCPFGGKCLYLHAYPDGTRAEPEKPRKQLSSEGTVRFFNSVRLWDFIEDRESRTVTSTDDQVTELGELFMHLSGADEDSATSQ; encoded by the exons aTGAGCACCAAGCAGGTGACCTGCAG GTACTACCTGCAAGGAGTGTGTCGGGAGGGAAACAAGTGCCTGTTCTCGCATGATTTGGCCACGAGCAAGTCATCTACTATCTGCAAGTATTACCAGAAGGGACAGTGTGCCTACGGAGCGCGGTGCAG ATATGATCACACCAGACTTCCTGCGTCAGGGggtgcagcagctcctgtgccaCCTCCCCTTACATCGGCAGCGCTGCACAGCCCTCGCCATCCTCCTGAGTCCAACGCACCGGTAATCAAGAGCAAGCTGCGTGAGACTGGCAAAcgggaaaagaaaacactagtGCTCCGGGACAGAA aTCTGAGTGGCTTGaatgaagaaaggcagaagcCCAGTGCCACAAGTGATGTGGTGTGTTGCAGTGACAAAAATGATAACGTAGAAATGAAGCCCCATTCGTATCTGGAAGCTATTTGCAGTGGACTGGAAGATCCTGCAGCTGGAAGTTCCTGTGCTGATGGAGAGCAGTGGTGTCCTTATGCTGCAGCAGGAGCGTGTCACTTCGGAGATCGCTGCCTTTACCTGCATGGAGACGTGTGTGAGATTTGTGGATTGCAAGTACTTCATCCTTTTGACCAAGAACAGAGGAAGGCTCACGAGATG ATGTGCATGGCAACATTTGAGCATGACATGGAGAAGGCCTTTGCCTTTCAGGCAAGTCAGGACAAAGTGTGTAGTATCTGCATGGAAGTGGTATATGAAAAGCCATCAGCCTCTGAGAGGAGGTTTGGGATCCTTTCCAACTGCAATCACACGTACTGTTTGTCCTGCATCCGGCAGTGGAGATGTGCCAAGCAGTTCGAGAATCCCATCATAAA GTCTTGTCCAGAGTGCCGTGTGATATCAGAGTTTGTCATCCCCAGTGCGTATTGGGTAGAAGACCAGGAGAAGAAGAATGAGCTGATTGAAGCATTTAAGCAGGGAGTGGG aaaaaaaccctgcaaGTACTTTGAACAAGGGAAAGGAACCTGTCCATTTGGAGGAAAGTGTCTTTACCTTCATGCCTATCCAGATGGGACACGAGCTGAACCTGAAAAACCAAGGAAACAGCTCAGCTCTGAGGGGACTGTGAGG TTCTTCAATTCCGTTCGTCTGTGGGACTTTATTGAAGACAGAGAAAGTAGGACTGTGACCAGCACAGATGATCAAGTAACAGAACTTGGAGAACTTTTCATGCACCTTTCTGGGGCTGATGAGGATTCTGCTACTTCTCAATAA
- the MKRN2OS gene encoding MKRN2 opposite strand protein has product MFELLQQWDKLLEDFSVGEAWLPHRYEEHDHNCYTYALAFINSILTAQGKQQMSKSEFTEKFVIPQTKNASKYITLHQELTTKDFYIVPLPDRENQCGN; this is encoded by the exons ATGTTTGAGCTTCTTCAGCAGTGGGATAAGCTCCTAGAGGATTTTTCTGTGGGAGAGGCCTGGCTTCCTCACAG GTATGAAGAACATGACCACAATTGCTACACATACGCACTAGCATTCATTAACAGTATACTGACTGCacaaggaaagcagcaaatgaGTAAAAGTGAATTTACAGAGAAATTTGTGATCCCACAGACAAAGAATGCTTCTAAATATATTACCCTGCATCAGGAGCTAACTACTAAAGATTTCTACATTGTACCCCTTCCTGATCGAGAAAACCAGTGTGGAAATTGA